A region from the Brevibacterium paucivorans genome encodes:
- a CDS encoding siderophore ABC transporter substrate-binding protein translates to MKLRRLTAALATATALTLTMSACGSGTPGEENASGETISIEDNSGTVEVPKDPKRVVALDNRSFETLESWGIKPVAAAKKLMPADNPQKKDDSIQEVGNHREPNFEVIVASKPDLVITGQRFRDHGEEVKKYAGDAPVVNLEPREGEDLGEELKRQTTTLGEIFGKQDEAKKLNEDFDASVKRVKDAYNKDEKVLSVITTGGNINFAAPHSGRTLGPAYDMLGLTPSLEVKDSSSDHQGDDISVEAIAKSNPDWIMVMDRDASISANKGEKYTPANELIAGSEALKNVNAVKNKHIVYMPQDTYLNEGLQTYTEFYNQLADAMEKK, encoded by the coding sequence ATGAAACTTCGCCGGCTCACAGCGGCACTTGCGACCGCCACGGCGCTCACCCTCACTATGAGCGCGTGCGGCTCGGGCACCCCAGGAGAAGAAAACGCGTCCGGGGAAACCATCTCGATTGAGGACAACTCGGGAACAGTTGAAGTCCCCAAAGACCCTAAGCGCGTGGTCGCTCTGGACAACCGCTCATTTGAAACGCTGGAAAGCTGGGGAATCAAACCTGTCGCTGCTGCAAAGAAGCTCATGCCGGCGGACAACCCACAGAAAAAAGATGACTCCATTCAAGAAGTGGGAAACCACCGTGAGCCCAACTTCGAAGTGATCGTGGCCTCCAAGCCCGACCTAGTCATCACCGGCCAGCGCTTCCGCGACCACGGTGAAGAGGTCAAGAAGTACGCTGGCGACGCTCCGGTTGTGAACCTTGAACCACGCGAAGGCGAAGACCTGGGCGAAGAGCTCAAGCGCCAGACCACCACGCTGGGCGAAATCTTTGGCAAGCAGGACGAAGCCAAGAAGCTCAACGAGGACTTTGACGCGTCCGTCAAGCGCGTCAAGGACGCATACAACAAGGACGAAAAAGTCCTGTCCGTCATCACAACTGGTGGCAACATCAACTTCGCGGCCCCGCACAGCGGTCGCACATTGGGACCGGCATATGACATGCTGGGGCTTACTCCGTCCCTGGAAGTGAAAGACTCATCGAGTGATCACCAAGGCGACGACATTTCGGTTGAAGCAATCGCTAAATCCAACCCAGACTGGATCATGGTCATGGACCGTGACGCGTCGATTAGCGCAAACAAAGGCGAAAAGTACACTCCTGCAAACGAACTCATTGCAGGGTCGGAGGCCCTGAAGAACGTCAACGCGGTGAAGAACAAGCACATCGTGTACATGCCGCAGGACACCTACCTCAACGAAGGCCTGCAGACGTACACCGAGTTCTACAACCAGCTGGCCGATGCAATGGAAAAGAAGTAA